Proteins from a genomic interval of Streptomyces fodineus:
- a CDS encoding O-antigen ligase family protein, with the protein MSLADILAIMRRRWYFMVPLTLLSLLAGGYLYRTIPVSYASQSSVTLLDSRAVAELAPTFGNPLSNAGGSLVVTADVLIRTLQSSDSAKELNSRGVTDRYTVGFAPQADSPLLTLSVTGTDRAKVLRETTTLTNFTGEQLKALQAASKVPAVYAVQTAPVVLPQTPVSQSKSRYQDIAAVVIVGFVGAFLLSILAEGVAVVRRRGRARAGYVPRRHRARPPERAPRGLLVRRLDATTILTGYLVLAFFVPSNLTLPALGGVGTPANVFALLGLLWYLATWLGGRILPAKGTRLPRVVMCVLAAAVLLSYLADATRDSSHEEVLGADRGLIGLGVWVALVVLASAGIQERSRLETLMRRLVVLGTVVALIGYYDFFAATNIADSIHIPGLQSSTAGISAMDRGSFTRPRSTTAHPLEFGGMLAILVPFAVHQAFDPVRRHAGALRRWAPVAIMAGALPLTVSRTSIIGAFIVILVMVPRWKPQRRWAAIGLILGSVAGFKVIIPGLIGTITNLFASFLSNSDSSTQARTVKYSAIVPYLSERPWSGRGFGTFTPDLYFFTDNQYMLTLAEMGIVGLVALLALFVTGIHQGGAIRRLARTESDRELGQAFLASALVALVISATFDALSFPMYAGMFFLTLGAGGSYLGFIRREAAAVTVPVPRKASEAQLPQPVESR; encoded by the coding sequence ATGAGCCTTGCCGACATCCTGGCGATCATGCGCAGGCGCTGGTACTTCATGGTGCCCCTCACCCTGCTCAGTCTGCTCGCGGGCGGGTATCTGTACCGGACCATCCCGGTGTCCTACGCATCGCAGAGCTCCGTCACACTGCTCGACTCCAGGGCCGTCGCCGAGCTGGCGCCGACCTTCGGCAACCCCCTGTCGAACGCGGGCGGTTCGCTGGTCGTCACGGCCGACGTGCTGATCAGGACCCTGCAGTCCAGCGACTCGGCCAAGGAACTGAACTCCCGCGGCGTCACCGACCGGTACACGGTGGGTTTCGCGCCGCAGGCCGACAGCCCGCTGCTCACGCTGAGCGTCACCGGAACCGACCGGGCGAAGGTGCTGCGGGAGACCACCACCCTCACCAACTTCACCGGGGAGCAGCTGAAGGCCCTGCAGGCCGCCTCCAAGGTGCCGGCGGTCTACGCGGTGCAGACCGCGCCGGTCGTTCTGCCGCAGACACCGGTCTCGCAGTCCAAGAGCCGGTATCAGGACATCGCGGCGGTCGTCATCGTCGGGTTCGTCGGCGCATTCCTGCTGTCCATCCTGGCCGAGGGCGTCGCGGTGGTCCGCCGCCGGGGACGCGCCCGGGCCGGATACGTTCCCCGGCGCCATCGCGCCCGGCCCCCCGAGCGCGCGCCCAGGGGCCTGCTGGTGCGGAGACTGGACGCCACGACGATCCTCACCGGCTATCTGGTGCTGGCCTTCTTCGTCCCGTCGAACCTCACCCTGCCCGCGCTGGGCGGCGTCGGTACCCCGGCCAACGTCTTCGCCCTGCTGGGCCTTCTGTGGTACCTCGCCACCTGGCTCGGCGGCCGCATCCTTCCGGCGAAGGGCACCAGGCTGCCGCGCGTGGTGATGTGCGTGCTCGCCGCCGCGGTGCTGCTGTCGTACCTCGCAGACGCGACACGCGACAGCTCGCACGAGGAGGTCCTCGGGGCCGACCGGGGACTCATCGGGCTCGGGGTGTGGGTGGCGCTGGTGGTGCTGGCGTCGGCCGGCATCCAGGAGCGCAGCCGGCTGGAGACCCTGATGCGGCGGCTCGTCGTCCTGGGCACGGTGGTCGCCCTGATCGGCTACTACGACTTCTTCGCCGCGACCAACATCGCCGACTCCATCCACATCCCCGGCCTGCAGTCGAGCACCGCCGGGATCAGCGCCATGGACCGCGGCTCGTTCACCCGGCCGCGCTCCACCACGGCCCATCCGCTGGAGTTCGGGGGAATGCTGGCCATCCTGGTGCCCTTCGCCGTCCACCAGGCGTTCGACCCGGTCCGCCGGCACGCCGGCGCGCTGCGCCGCTGGGCCCCGGTGGCGATCATGGCGGGCGCGCTTCCGCTGACGGTGTCCAGGACGTCCATCATCGGTGCCTTCATCGTGATCCTGGTGATGGTGCCCCGCTGGAAGCCGCAGCGGCGCTGGGCCGCGATCGGACTGATCCTGGGCTCGGTCGCAGGCTTCAAGGTGATCATTCCCGGCCTGATCGGAACCATCACCAACCTGTTCGCCAGCTTCCTGTCCAACTCCGACAGCAGTACCCAGGCGCGCACCGTGAAGTACAGCGCGATCGTCCCCTATCTCAGCGAACGCCCCTGGTCCGGCCGCGGGTTCGGCACCTTCACCCCCGACCTGTACTTCTTCACGGACAACCAGTACATGCTGACGCTGGCCGAGATGGGGATCGTGGGGCTGGTCGCGCTGCTCGCCCTGTTCGTCACCGGGATCCACCAGGGCGGCGCCATCCGCCGGCTCGCCCGCACCGAATCGGACCGCGAGCTCGGGCAGGCCTTTCTCGCCTCGGCCCTGGTGGCCCTGGTCATCAGTGCCACCTTCGACGCGCTCAGCTTCCCCATGTACGCCGGGATGTTCTTCCTGACCCTGGGTGCCGGCGGCAGCTACCTCGGCTTCATCCGCCGTGAGGCGGCTGCGGTCACGGTCCCCGTCCCCCGTAAGGCATCCGAAGCCCAGCTCCCCCAACCAGTGGAGTCCCGATGA
- a CDS encoding glycosyltransferase family 2 protein, producing the protein MSPVAVIVVTWNSASVLPGFLAALPDGMAGLDWRLVVADNDSADDTVEVLRTLAPDATVVQTGRNAGYAAGINAALRAAGDFAAVLICNPDIRMRQGCAKRLVDALGDGVGIAVPLLYEDGRDTPHYSLRRESSVLRALGEAVIGNRRAGRFPRLSELVTDPAAYQRSTRADWATGALMAISGDCLAACGPWDESFFLYSEETEYCLRARDRGYVTQLEPSAEAVHLGGDSQVSPRLWTLLTLNRVRLYGRRHGALATSAFRAAVLLRETSRAALGRPASRAAATALARPGALRTTPGP; encoded by the coding sequence ATGAGCCCCGTCGCCGTCATCGTCGTCACCTGGAACAGCGCCTCGGTGCTCCCCGGGTTCCTCGCCGCGCTCCCGGACGGCATGGCCGGCCTCGACTGGCGGCTGGTCGTCGCCGACAACGACTCCGCCGACGACACCGTCGAGGTCCTGCGGACGCTGGCCCCCGACGCCACGGTCGTCCAGACCGGCCGCAACGCCGGGTACGCCGCAGGCATCAACGCGGCGCTGCGTGCCGCCGGTGACTTCGCAGCCGTCCTGATCTGCAACCCCGACATCCGGATGCGGCAGGGCTGCGCCAAGCGCCTCGTCGACGCTCTCGGCGACGGCGTGGGGATCGCCGTACCCCTGCTGTACGAGGACGGCCGGGACACACCCCACTACTCGCTGCGCCGCGAGTCGAGCGTGCTCCGGGCCCTCGGCGAGGCCGTCATCGGCAACCGCCGGGCCGGGCGCTTCCCGCGCCTGAGCGAGCTCGTCACCGACCCGGCCGCGTATCAGCGGTCCACACGCGCGGACTGGGCGACCGGCGCGCTCATGGCCATCTCCGGTGACTGCCTGGCCGCTTGCGGCCCGTGGGACGAGTCCTTCTTCCTCTACTCGGAGGAGACCGAGTACTGCCTGCGGGCGCGGGACCGGGGTTACGTCACCCAGCTGGAGCCCTCAGCCGAGGCCGTTCACCTGGGGGGCGACTCCCAGGTGTCGCCCCGGCTCTGGACTCTCCTCACCCTCAACCGCGTCCGTCTGTACGGGCGTCGGCACGGTGCCCTCGCCACGTCCGCCTTCCGCGCCGCCGTCCTGCTGCGGGAGACCTCACGCGCCGCGCTCGGCCGCCCGGCCAGCCGCGCCGCCGCGACCGCCCTCGCCCGCCCGGGTGCCCTGCGCACCACGCCGGGGCCGTGA
- a CDS encoding class I SAM-dependent methyltransferase yields MLNNLINRHDADRLLRKVRRLELDRVLAKLRVRGGARVVQHWSQVDPSLTEWWAIPAVIKRWNLLMTGDADTSFPEYVAAKHFAPRTDLRGLSLGCGTGGNELLWARTGAFCLLEGVDVAQQRIDFATGAAAENGLADVLRFRVTDVNRMTSDGERYDVLLGLQSLHHFDHLDETLPRLAQLIEPDGMFVIDEFVGPTRFQWTDGQLEAANALLARLPEERRRLADGRIKRRIVRPSRLSMVLDDPSEAVDAAALLPGLRRHFEVVEERPYGGTVLHIAFSGIAHNFRDQEPETLALLERCFAAEDAALPEVGHDFIAMVCRPRSAG; encoded by the coding sequence ATGCTGAACAACCTGATCAACAGACATGACGCGGACCGGCTGCTGCGTAAGGTGCGCAGGCTGGAACTCGACCGCGTGCTGGCCAAGCTGCGGGTGCGCGGCGGCGCGCGCGTGGTCCAGCACTGGTCCCAGGTCGACCCGTCGCTGACCGAGTGGTGGGCGATACCCGCGGTGATCAAGCGGTGGAACCTGCTGATGACCGGCGACGCGGACACGTCCTTCCCCGAGTACGTGGCCGCCAAGCACTTCGCGCCGCGCACCGATCTGCGCGGCCTGTCCTTGGGGTGCGGCACCGGCGGGAACGAGCTGCTGTGGGCGAGGACCGGCGCTTTCTGTCTCCTGGAGGGCGTGGATGTGGCGCAGCAGCGGATCGACTTCGCCACCGGCGCCGCCGCCGAGAACGGTCTCGCCGACGTCCTGCGCTTCCGGGTCACCGACGTCAACCGGATGACCAGCGACGGGGAACGCTACGACGTACTGCTGGGCCTGCAGTCGCTGCACCACTTCGACCACCTCGACGAGACCCTGCCGCGGCTGGCCCAACTGATCGAGCCCGACGGGATGTTCGTGATCGACGAGTTCGTCGGCCCCACCCGCTTCCAGTGGACCGACGGCCAACTGGAAGCGGCGAACGCCCTGCTGGCCCGGCTCCCCGAAGAGCGGCGGCGCCTGGCCGACGGCCGGATCAAGCGCCGCATCGTGCGGCCGAGCAGACTGTCGATGGTGCTGGACGACCCCTCGGAGGCGGTCGACGCGGCGGCGCTGCTGCCGGGGCTGCGGCGCCATTTCGAGGTCGTCGAGGAACGGCCGTACGGGGGCACGGTGCTGCACATCGCGTTCTCCGGGATCGCGCACAACTTCCGTGACCAGGAGCCGGAGACACTGGCGCTGCTGGAGCGGTGCTTCGCGGCGGAGGACGCGGCCCTGCCCGAGGTGGGGCACGACTTCATCGCGATGGTCTGCCGTCCACGGAGCGCGGGCTGA